CCATTATGAAAAGCTGATTGGTAAAGAAACCATCCCGACAATAAAATAAGAATACCAATCCCATAATAGGGAATAAAGAGAAGGCCGATTATCCATAGAATCCGAGCCCAGTTCACCGTATCAATGGGTTTTAACCGGGTAATCTTGTTTTGGGTTAACCACAGTTGCCATGAGAAAGCTCTTTTTTGATGAAAATGACAGAGAGAAAAGGGTGAAGAGGGGTCTGGAAATTTCAAGAAAAGAGTTTTTACAATTTGCTTAACATGTTCTTGGGTAAGATCCACAACACAGAACCGTTTAATTCGACCCATTATGGATAGAGAAAGCCTTATTTCCTGTTCGAACTGCCGAAAAGGAGTGTAGACGAATTGGAAGCGGGCAGCCGTACGAGCGATTATCTCTTGAGATCTTGGATGCGGAAATTCCAAACGGTATTCAAGATAAACTTGAGGATCCAGAGGCTCAGATTGAGAGTGTTCTGCTTTTATTCCATAATTAGCCAGTTCTTGGTCCATCCAAGATTTGATAAGGTTCAAGCTCTTTAGCAGCTGGATAAAAGGATCAACGGTTTGCTTCTTTTTAGGAATTTCTTGTTGGGTTGATGAATTTTCCTCTTGAACTTTTTTTTCAGTCTCAGTAGGTGATTCTTTAAGCTCAATCTCCTGGATTAATTGCCCAAGGGGTTGCCAATCTTTAAGATCTTTATGCCAAGCTAGGGTTTGAGTATTGATGGTTCCTTCTTCTAGAAGCTTGAGGATCTCCTCCATGGAAAAAGGACCCTCTTTTTTCCCGGATTGAACGATGAATATTTCCATAAATTTTCCTCTGCATTCTATTGAGTTAGGAGCCGGCTGCAGAGCAAGAATATCGTTATTAGATTAAAATTTTTACCGGGAAAAAAGTTCCTTTGAAATCTAAAGGAACAGTTCAAAAATTTGTGATAAATTGAAAGCAAAAAGGAATCAAAAAACTGGCTTACAAAGCTCTAATCTACATTTTTCCTTCGACTGGCTAACCACTTACTCCGATGATTAATTACCCAGTCTAGTAGAGCTTTTTCAAAACCAATGTCATAGCCCTTTTTCTCGCTTTCAATCCACTTGTGTTTTAAGATCTCTTCTCTTTCTAACAGGAATTCTTGATAAAGGGTTGAGTTTTTTAGTAGCGTCGAAATACACTCCATTTTTTTGTTTTCCTCCATTACCTCTCTCCGCAAATTCACAAGTCTTTATTGAGTTATTCTAAGTATAAAATACCACAAAAAAATTAATTTAAATAATGGCAATTTATATTGAGCACAAAGAGTAAAAGATTATTTCAAAAAGTCAATAATTTTTTGTGCAGCTTCAAGAAATACTTGGCTCGTTTTTCTATCCGGTTCAGATAGAACAATAGGCAGCCCATGATCGGAAGATATACGAAGTTCGGCTTCAATGGGAATTTCTCCTAAAAAAGGAACATTTTGCTTCTCAGCCTCTTTTTTTCCTCCGCCACAACCGAAAAGATCATATTTTTTATTATCAGTTGGACAAATAAAATAACTCATATTTTCAATAATTCCCAAGATAGGAACGTTAACTTTTTTGAACATACTGACCGCTTTTCTCGCATCCACAAGAGCTACTTCTTGGGGGGTTGTGACGATAACCGCTCCTGATAACCTAACCGTCTGAACGATAGTTAATTGAATGTCTCCTGTTCCAGGGGGCAAATCGAGAACTAAAAAATCGAGATTTCCCCACTCGACATTTTTTAAAAACTCTTGGGTATAACGGGTAACCAAGGGGCCTCTTAAAACAGCAGGTTGATCAGCTTCCAAAAGAAAACCCATACTCATGAGTTTTAGACCATATTGTTCAACAGGAATAAGCCTTTCATCCGGAGTAATTTGAGGGGATTCAGTGGTTCCGAACATCATCGAAATACTTGGTCCGTAAATATCACAGTCGCAAAGGCCGACAACCAGTCCTTTTTTGTAGAGGGCACAAGCAAGATTGGCTGCCACGGTTGATTTTCCAACTCCACCTTTGCCGCTAGCCACAGCAATGATGTGTTTGATGTCAGAACTGATCAAGGTAGATTTGGGGGTTGGATGTGACTCTGGCCTTTTGATGAAAACCTGGATATTACCTATACCTTCAAAGCTCGAGAGTTTTGATTTAATCTCTTTTTCCAGTTGTCCAGGAATATCAGGATTGGGACTAGAAAGTTCGAGTTTAATACGGACTTCACCTTCTGCAAGCTCAATTTCTTTCACGAGGCCAAATGAAACGATATCCCTGCTAAATCCAGGATACCGGACTTCTTTAAGTTGATTTAAAATTTGTTCTTTACTGAATATAGGCATAAGGCAAATCAAAATTTAGGTTTATCGGCTTAAGGGTGAGCCAGAAAGTTGGTTCAATATTATAAACAAATGATAGGCTGAAGACTCTAAAAAATGATAAACAGGAGGGAGATTGAGAAACACGATAATGGCTATAAACCAAAAAAGGCCCATTTGACGTTCCCATTGGTCACTGATTCTAAAAATATTTTTGAGTACGGTCCAACCGTCAAAAGGCATAATCGGAAGAAGATGAAAAACGGAAAGAAAAATAGAAGCGAGTACAAAAGTGGCGAAAAGTTCACCCAGTTTATGATCATGAGGAATGATCAGTTTGGCAAGGACAAGGAGTAAAAAAGCGGTGATGATATTGGCTAGGGGACCAGCAAGAGCGATCAGAATACCTTGAATCCTAGGATTTTTTAATCGATGTGGATCGATAGGCACGGGTCTACCCCAAGCGAAAAAACCGAATCCTCCAGGAAGAACAAAAATGTTAATGGCAGGAATGATTAAAGTCCCAAAAAGATCCATGTGAACAAGAGGATTGAAGGTCAAACGACCTTCATCTTTAGGTGTGTTGTCTCCCATTAAAGTTGCAACTAGAGCATGTGCAAACTCATGGATCGTGATAAGGGGAATAAGAAGAAGAAAAAGATAGAGTTTATCTAAAGTAGGATTCATGAGGAAAAATCTTTATGAAATTGAAACACTGTTCATTAAAAATAACCAATAATGCATTTTTATGAGAACTTTGTTAGCGATCTTTTGTCCTTTCCTTATTATACTTTCCATTTATCTGGGTGATTTGCAAGCTGTAGTCATCGATTTGGGTATTGATGTGCTTGTAGAAAATCATTTTCATGGATTGGAAGCAAAAAGAATTGGTTTAATTACAAATCGTTCAGCTGTCAATAAAAATGGAATTTCTACTATAGACTTATTTTTTCATTCTCCACAAGTAAAACTTGTGGCTTTGTTTACTCCAGAATACGGTCTATATGGTTTAGAACCCATGAAGAAAAATGGTTCTTATGTGGATTCTCAAACCAACCTTCCTGTGTATCCTTTGATTGGCGATGACCTCAAGCCGACAGCTGAGATGCTTCAAAATGTTGATGTGCTTGTTTTTGATTTGCAGGATATAGGTTCAAGGAGTTTTACTTTTTTGAGTACAATGGGCCTTGCCATGGAAGCTGCAGCCGAAAATGGCAAGGAATTCTTTGTTCTGGATCGGCCTAATCCTCTTGGTGGAGAACGTGTTGAAGGAATGCCTTTTGATAACCATTTCCGATCTTTTTATAGCGAATGGGATATTCCGTATATTCATGGGATGACTCCTTGTGAAATTGCTGTAATGATCAATGGAGAAAACTGGATTTTTAAAAAACCCAAGCTTACGGTTGTGCCCATGAAAGGATGGGATAGATCGATGCTGTGGAAGGATACGGGGCTTAGTTGGTATCCACCTTCTCCTTATTTGCCAAACGAAGAAAGTCCTTTTTACTTTTCAATCAGTTCTTTTTTAGGAATAAGCCCTGAAATCGACAATGGAATAGGAACAGCCTTTCCCTACAAATTCATAGGAGCTTCTCGAATCGATCCTTATTTTTTTTCTCGCCAGATGAACAAAAGAAAGATTCCCTTTTGTTATTTCAGACCTATTTTCTATTGGTCTTTTTTCGGAAAGTTCCGGGATAGAATGCTTGGAGGATGCCAGATACATATACAAGATTTTTCTAAGGTAAAACTTGTGGAAATAGGACTTCATTTACTCCAGGAATTAATGATGGAGTTAAACCAGGAACCTTTGGCTTCTCTCAATGCAGATCAAATGGAATTTTTCGATAGATTTTGTGGCACCGATGAGATTCGACGAGGTTTTCTTTCTGGCAAAAGAATACAAGAAATTGTTGAAAGTTGGGACTCTTACATACAGAATTTTAAAGAAAAAAGAAAGAAATACTTATTGTATTCTTCTCAATCTCCAACACAATGAGTTAGCTTTTATTTTACTCCTATGCAAAGTGATATAGAAAGTTTGTTTGAAAAGAGGATAGAAGAAAGAAAACCTTTTCAGATAGTTTTTAGCCATCAAAGCGAACAGGATCTTTCCCAACTTTCAAAATCCGTCCAATTCCAAATTCTTGACGGGATAGAAAACTTGCCTAAGGCACTAGCCATGCCTGACTCGGATTGCATTGGAAAGGCAGAAAGAGACAACCGGATTATTTATCGGTTTCGCTATAAAGAATACAGGATATATTTTGAGAAGACTGACTTTGGAATCCTGATTCACCGGATACTTCTTAAAAATACCCTTGCGGATTTTCTTTTCCGTTCCAATTTGGTCTTTTCCGAAACGAACGCTTGACGATCCTTTAGCTGTATCTAAAAGAGATTTAATTTAGCAACGTTTGCAGCGACATGTCGTGCACTTTCCTGAAGTGCTTCCAACTCGTCTTCCGTAAGGGGAAGTTCGATTATTTTTTCAACGCCATTTCTCCCAAGGATTACAGGTACTCCAATATATTGACCATTAACCCCATAATGACCCTCACACCAGGCAGAGCAGGGTAAAATCCGTTTTTGATCTTTAACAATGCTTTCAACCATTTCCAATATGGATGCGGAAGGGGCGTAGTAGGCACTGCCTTTTTTAAGAAGCTTAACTATTTCAGCTCCTCCTTCCCGGGTTCTTTTTATCAACTGCTCTATTTTTTCTTTTGAAAGAAAATGTTCTATCCCAACACCCGATACCGTGGCAAATCTAGAAAGAGGAACCATTTCATCCCCGTGTCCTCCTAAAACCATTGCTTGAACTGCTTGAGGGGCTATATCCAGCTCGGATGCGATAAAATAACGGAATCTGGCAGAATCCAAAACTCCAGCCATCCCCATGACTCTATGCTTTGGAAGTTTTGTTTTGTGAGCGATAAGATAGGTCAAAACGTCTACTGGATTTGAGACGACAATAACCAAAGCATTTTGGGAAAACCTCTGGATATTTTCGGCAACATTACTTGCTATTTCGGCATTCCTATTGAGAAGGTCGTCTCGGGACATTCCAGGTTGCCTGGCCAACCCACTGGTTATTATGAAAATATCTGAATCTTTGCAATCTTCGAACCGGTTTGTCCCTACGATCTTCGATTCGATACCGAGTATAGGGGCTGACTCCATCATGTCGAGGGCTTTCCCTTGGGGCATATCCTCGATGATGTCATAAAGAAAAACATCTCCTAAGTTTTTTTCCCAAATTCTTTGTGCTGTCGTAGCTCCAACAAATCCTGCTCCAATAATGGATATTTTCATTTTGTCTATTTAACTCCTTTGATTCTCTTTTTCTATTGTACCTTAAGATCTTCGAAAAAATGCATTTGAAAAAATTTTTAATTACCACAAATTTTTTTAGTGCCTTTCTGGATATGTAACTTATTGCTTTTCCTTTTTTTTCTTTCTGCACAAACACTGAAAAGTCAATTTCTATCTGATGAGGATGTTTCTATCAAGGAAAAAGACCTAAGAGAAATTTTCCAATCACCTATCCTTTTTTCCGACAATTATCTCTATCAGAATTCTAAAACGAAAATTTCTTCTTATGTTTCTACAGGAGATTCTTATTTAAGCTCTTCAGGAGGAAAAAATTTTCAACTCATTGAGGATCAAGACGGTTATGGGGTTATCCTTGAAAGTAATCCCTCTGATCAGCTCTCTTTTGTTCTCAATCCTTCTGCATCGATTCAAAATGTAAATCCACTTAATGGCACTCAATCGACCATTTTTACATTTGGTTCTATTTCTCCCTTACTCAATAATTTTGATGCCGCAAACTCCGCTTCTCTTTCCTGGAAACTTGATAATTTTACAGCCAAGGGATGGATCAACCAGTCTTCTATATTCAACAACTGGCAAACTTATAATGTAATGACAGAAGGGTTCGGAACGGAGCTTTCTTATAAAAGCCAGCAGCAAACGCTCTTTTCTATTTCCTTGAGTAATAATCTCAATAGGTATGGAATGATGATTCCGGATTGGTCTTATATGTACAGCCAATCGGACTCTTTGTGTGCACTCAGAGTTGAACAGCCCATACACAATACACCCCTAACGCTCTGGACCGAAGGCTCTTTTGACAGAGCGACAGCCCTTAGCGGTTTTGAAACAACAAACTATAGCTATGGTTGGACGCTACCGAGTGTAAAAGGGGGGCTAAACTGGGTTGTCAATTCAAAAGGCTACGTTTCTATAGGAGCTAGCTCTTCCAAACTGCTCTTTAATCAAGGATGGGGATACGAAAATTTTAGCGATCTGTTTGGAGAATGGAAACAGTCGGTTTCATCCAAAGCTACTTTAAATTTTGGAACAGATTTCCAGGATTGCAACTATACCGCAGGTTCTCAAGAACTGTTATACACCGACCAGGGGAGCCGACTCTATATTTCTTTTGGACCTCAAGTCAAACTGTCCAAAGATTTTTCGGCCAGGTTGGATATGAAGTATCTATTGGGTGAACCTGACCTCAAGTATGAAGCTTTACAGATTCCTAATCGGTACTTTATTTTCAGTGTTCAGGGTAAATTCTAACGTGTTTCTGCAGAAAACATGACATTTTTGCCCACTAGGAAAGCGAGCACAAGTCCACTTAGTCCGATTAGTATTCCCAATGCAACGTTTATCCAAGCTTTTTCAGCTATAAAAAGACTGTTACTATCGATCTGTTTGGCATTCAAAAAAAAGCGCACAGAGGCGGTCAGTATAACCAAAACACCTAGAGCCATGAATACAAATCCCATCCAAGGCACAAAAGGATCAAAGAACCGGGAGTTGGATTGTGGATTTTTTTCAAAAACAACACTGATGTAATCAAGAAAAAGAGTGAATTTCTCGACAAGAAAACCAAAGGCCATAATGGCTATACCCGTTCTGATCCAGGCTAAAAAAGTCCTCTCGTTAGCCGAATGATCGCCAAAATTTTTTATCATCGGAGTTCTCACCCTCAGGTGGGTTAAAATGATGGGTGGAAGAATCTTTTCATACCAAAACCATTTATAGTCTTTCTATAAACCGGCGAAATCGTTCCAAGCCTGTTTTAATTCTTTCCATATTCGTCGCATAGGAAAGCCTGATTGACTGGTCATCTCCAAAAGCAATTCCAGGAACTACAGCTACTTTTTCCTCTTCAAGCAACCTTTGAGCAAAATCCGTAGAGCTCATCCCGGTTCGAGCTATATTGATGTAAACATAGAAAGCGCCCTGGGGTTTTGCATAAGAAATTTTGGCTATACTCGAAAGGGTTTTAATGATGTATTCCCGTCTTTTTTTGTATTCTTCAACCATGCTTTCGACACAGTCTTGAGGGCCTTTGTATGCAGCAAGCGCTCCCTTTTGGGCAAACGAAGTTGCATTGGAGGTCATATGACTCTGCAATGAAATGATCTGTTTTGCTGCCCATGGAGGGGAAGCCGAATAGCCAAGCCTCCAACCCGTCATTGCATAAGTTTTGCTAAAGCCATTAACCGTAAAGGTAAGATTGTAAATTTCTTTGCTGAATGAAGCGATACTGTAGTGGGTTAAATCATCATAAATGAGCTTTTCATAGATTTCATCCGAAAGGATGAGAATATCTTCTTCGAGAGCTACATGGGCGAGGGCTTCCAATTCTTCCTTCGAATAAACACTGCCGGTGGGATTAGAAGGGGTGTTGATG
The DNA window shown above is from Methylacidiphilum caldifontis and carries:
- a CDS encoding DUF4339 domain-containing protein, coding for MEIFIVQSGKKEGPFSMEEILKLLEEGTINTQTLAWHKDLKDWQPLGQLIQEIELKESPTETEKKVQEENSSTQQEIPKKKQTVDPFIQLLKSLNLIKSWMDQELANYGIKAEHSQSEPLDPQVYLEYRLEFPHPRSQEIIARTAARFQFVYTPFRQFEQEIRLSLSIMGRIKRFCVVDLTQEHVKQIVKTLFLKFPDPSSPFSLCHFHQKRAFSWQLWLTQNKITRLKPIDTVNWARILWIIGLLFIPYYGIGILILLSGWFLYQSAFHNGHYVIRSAWPSLPPLVPHALILRSLVLKGKAAELTQIKERLEKDYSQNLSLNVESLPADYNLFIDNKNRVYFKMDQTFGFIELAVEKEDLRITTAAYENHGVWTEKTSGYGKDLLTDSLCVLVEPKVGKTVDLQKSALEAYTLAQGLYSHVVQTIEKLYERPILSLDLHQDLDFQKCEINKEKSFLEFLKSTLKWMFPF
- a CDS encoding Mrp/NBP35 family ATP-binding protein encodes the protein MPIFSKEQILNQLKEVRYPGFSRDIVSFGLVKEIELAEGEVRIKLELSSPNPDIPGQLEKEIKSKLSSFEGIGNIQVFIKRPESHPTPKSTLISSDIKHIIAVASGKGGVGKSTVAANLACALYKKGLVVGLCDCDIYGPSISMMFGTTESPQITPDERLIPVEQYGLKLMSMGFLLEADQPAVLRGPLVTRYTQEFLKNVEWGNLDFLVLDLPPGTGDIQLTIVQTVRLSGAVIVTTPQEVALVDARKAVSMFKKVNVPILGIIENMSYFICPTDNKKYDLFGCGGGKKEAEKQNVPFLGEIPIEAELRISSDHGLPIVLSEPDRKTSQVFLEAAQKIIDFLK
- a CDS encoding site-2 protease family protein, with amino-acid sequence MNPTLDKLYLFLLLIPLITIHEFAHALVATLMGDNTPKDEGRLTFNPLVHMDLFGTLIIPAINIFVLPGGFGFFAWGRPVPIDPHRLKNPRIQGILIALAGPLANIITAFLLLVLAKLIIPHDHKLGELFATFVLASIFLSVFHLLPIMPFDGWTVLKNIFRISDQWERQMGLFWFIAIIVFLNLPPVYHFLESSAYHLFIILNQLSGSPLSR
- a CDS encoding exo-beta-N-acetylmuramidase NamZ family protein, with translation MRTLLAIFCPFLIILSIYLGDLQAVVIDLGIDVLVENHFHGLEAKRIGLITNRSAVNKNGISTIDLFFHSPQVKLVALFTPEYGLYGLEPMKKNGSYVDSQTNLPVYPLIGDDLKPTAEMLQNVDVLVFDLQDIGSRSFTFLSTMGLAMEAAAENGKEFFVLDRPNPLGGERVEGMPFDNHFRSFYSEWDIPYIHGMTPCEIAVMINGENWIFKKPKLTVVPMKGWDRSMLWKDTGLSWYPPSPYLPNEESPFYFSISSFLGISPEIDNGIGTAFPYKFIGASRIDPYFFSRQMNKRKIPFCYFRPIFYWSFFGKFRDRMLGGCQIHIQDFSKVKLVEIGLHLLQELMMELNQEPLASLNADQMEFFDRFCGTDEIRRGFLSGKRIQEIVESWDSYIQNFKEKRKKYLLYSSQSPTQ
- a CDS encoding type II toxin-antitoxin system RelE/ParE family toxin, whose amino-acid sequence is MQSDIESLFEKRIEERKPFQIVFSHQSEQDLSQLSKSVQFQILDGIENLPKALAMPDSDCIGKAERDNRIIYRFRYKEYRIYFEKTDFGILIHRILLKNTLADFLFRSNLVFSETNA
- the mdh gene encoding malate dehydrogenase, producing the protein MKISIIGAGFVGATTAQRIWEKNLGDVFLYDIIEDMPQGKALDMMESAPILGIESKIVGTNRFEDCKDSDIFIITSGLARQPGMSRDDLLNRNAEIASNVAENIQRFSQNALVIVVSNPVDVLTYLIAHKTKLPKHRVMGMAGVLDSARFRYFIASELDIAPQAVQAMVLGGHGDEMVPLSRFATVSGVGIEHFLSKEKIEQLIKRTREGGAEIVKLLKKGSAYYAPSASILEMVESIVKDQKRILPCSAWCEGHYGVNGQYIGVPVILGRNGVEKIIELPLTEDELEALQESARHVAANVAKLNLF
- a CDS encoding YidH family protein gives rise to the protein MIKNFGDHSANERTFLAWIRTGIAIMAFGFLVEKFTLFLDYISVVFEKNPQSNSRFFDPFVPWMGFVFMALGVLVILTASVRFFLNAKQIDSNSLFIAEKAWINVALGILIGLSGLVLAFLVGKNVMFSAETR
- a CDS encoding pyridoxal phosphate-dependent aminotransferase is translated as MEVSSRVRKISPSLTLALDSKAKAMAQKGEDVVNFTSGEPDFDTPEHIRAAAMGSLDANFTRYTPSSGIPELKLAICEKLKKDNSLEYSPEQINVSCGAKHACINVILATVDPGDEVIIPAPYWVSYPEMVKIAGADPIIVQTQAENGYKITPKEFEEAMTPKTKMIIINTPSNPTGSVYSKEELEALAHVALEEDILILSDEIYEKLIYDDLTHYSIASFSKEIYNLTFTVNGFSKTYAMTGWRLGYSASPPWAAKQIISLQSHMTSNATSFAQKGALAAYKGPQDCVESMVEEYKKRREYIIKTLSSIAKISYAKPQGAFYVYINIARTGMSSTDFAQRLLEEEKVAVVPGIAFGDDQSIRLSYATNMERIKTGLERFRRFIERL